One genomic segment of Ricinus communis isolate WT05 ecotype wild-type chromosome 3, ASM1957865v1, whole genome shotgun sequence includes these proteins:
- the LOC8277523 gene encoding ADP-ribosylation factor 1 isoform X1, whose translation MGILFTKMFSSLFGNKEARILVLGLDNAGKTTILYRLQMGEVVSTIPTIGFNVETVQYNNIKFQVWDLGGQTSIRPYWRCYFPNTQAIIYVVDSSDTDRLVIAKDEFHSILEEEELRGAVVLIFANKQDLPGALDDAAITEALELHKIKNRQWAIFKTSAIKGEGLFEGLDWLSNTLKSGGA comes from the exons ATGGGTATTTTGTTTACTAAGAtgttctcttctctttttggtAACAAAGAGGCTAGGATCCTTGTTCTGGGCCTTGATAATGCTGGCAAAACTACAATTCTct ATCGGCTTCAGATGGGTGAAGTTGTGTCCACCATTCCAA CAATTGGATTTAACGTTGAAACAGTGcagtataataatatcaaattccAAGTATGGGATCTTG gTGGACAGACAAGTATCAG ACCATATTGGAGATGTTATTTTCCCAACACGCAAGCCATAATCTATGTTGTTGATTCAAGTGACACTGATAGACTGGTGATTGCTAAAGATGAGTTCCATTCCATCCTTGAG GAGGAAGAGTTAAGAGGTGCTGTTGTTCTTATCTTTGCAAACAAGCAG GATCTTCCTGGTGCACTTGATGATGCTGCAATTACCGAGGCTCTAGAGTTGCACAAGATTAAGAATCGCCAATGGgcaatttttaaaacttctGCAATCAAAGGAGAAGGTCTTTTTGAAGGTTTGGACTG
- the LOC8277523 gene encoding ADP-ribosylation factor 1 isoform X2 yields the protein MLAKLQFSIGFRWVKLCPPFQVAIGFNVETVQYNNIKFQVWDLGGQTSIRPYWRCYFPNTQAIIYVVDSSDTDRLVIAKDEFHSILEEEELRGAVVLIFANKQDLPGALDDAAITEALELHKIKNRQWAIFKTSAIKGEGLFEGLDWLSNTLKSGGA from the exons ATGCTGGCAAAACTACAATTCTct ATCGGCTTCAGATGGGTGAAGTTGTGTCCACCATTCCAAGTTG CAATTGGATTTAACGTTGAAACAGTGcagtataataatatcaaattccAAGTATGGGATCTTG gTGGACAGACAAGTATCAG ACCATATTGGAGATGTTATTTTCCCAACACGCAAGCCATAATCTATGTTGTTGATTCAAGTGACACTGATAGACTGGTGATTGCTAAAGATGAGTTCCATTCCATCCTTGAG GAGGAAGAGTTAAGAGGTGCTGTTGTTCTTATCTTTGCAAACAAGCAG GATCTTCCTGGTGCACTTGATGATGCTGCAATTACCGAGGCTCTAGAGTTGCACAAGATTAAGAATCGCCAATGGgcaatttttaaaacttctGCAATCAAAGGAGAAGGTCTTTTTGAAGGTTTGGACTG